Genomic segment of Malus domestica chromosome 15, GDT2T_hap1:
CAGATTGAAGCGCTAAAATGTAGTGCTAGGTAATGGACAGTTAGCTTAAAGTATTTTTCTTCCTATACAATAGGTAGTTACTAAATTATATCGGTTTTGTAGGTAAACATCATTAGGTGGTTACTGGATAATATTTTAGTTTGAGTatttaaatattcaaaattaaaaactgaataaatgagaaaaaaattaaagaatttaaatatttttatctaAAAGGGAAAAATTGGTATAAAAATATGTAATTGGATAACTAGACTTAGTTCAAAAACTACCTATGTTTTTGGACCTAGATCGAAAAACCccttaaattaaatgggtaaatggataccTGTGGGTAATACCCATACccgatggatacccgttataaccgtgggtaatacccataactgCCCATTTAAATTTAACGGATAAACGAttatatccataaccgtttgtTCGTCTAAACGGGTACCCATAATCGTAACCGTGAACTTTAAATGGGCAGGTAACCGCAGTTACCCAAACCCATGAGTATTTTGCCTATCCCTAGCGGCAACCATACCATTTTTTGGAAACTTGTGTGTTGTTGTAAAGCATGGTGTTACCTTGGCTTGCTCTTGCCAAGGTGGATATTATTGGTGTAAAAGGTTGGTTCGATACAAGCCAAGATGGATATGAAAAGAGTCCCACATTACAATAATCTAAGGTTTAAATATAAGTGTTTTCCTTCTATTTGCACTGGGGCCTTTTGAGAAAAACTCTGCACCCGAGGTCCATTGGGTTTTGATACCACCTAGGGGATTGGGGCCTGGGTGGTTAAGTGAGGATTAATGTACTAGCTCATTTGTAAAATAtggttttgagcttgaaacatcTACTTGTTTGTTTCCAGTGAAATGATCATTatcttgcatttatgttattaCTAGCTCACTCCGAGTGCTAACCACATCCACAAAAATTAGTCCCATAAATTATGCAACCATTTCCGATTCACATAGGATAAGTAGAACAATACCTTTGGTAGAAGATAGCCTCCGATTTCGACTTCTCTAGATGTTTCTCTTGCAACTAATGGGGAAACCAGGCAAAACCTCATTGCCTCTTTAATAACCAGCATTTGAAAAATCAATATGAAAGCATGAATATCAAGTAAATTAAGCACTTGGAATTTCAAATCTTTTACAAAAGTCTACACTAATTTGGAATTCAGAACATATGCCTGATCAATATATGGAGATTTGTGTTGAAGACTATGAGCAGTTGGCATCTGATCAGGAGGTCCAAATCCATCAATTTCCGCTAGCAACTTCTTTTCGGCATCTGGATGTCCGGCAACCAAGTGGACAATTGAAGACAATGTGAATGATGTAGTGGCTGATCCAGCCAGGAGATGCTCATAAGCAGCTGCACTAATGTAGTCTTGAGCGAAGACATTCTTGGCAACCATTTCCAACTCCCTTGCTTTCATTATGGTGACAAGAAGTCCTTTGAACCACGTTCACTGTCTTGAGCGAAGACATTCTTGGCAACCATTTCCAACTCCCTTGCTTTCATTTTGGGTGACAAGAAGTCCTTTGAACCACGTTCACTGTCTTTCATTCTCTTCACCACAATCTCATAAGTCCTTTGAACCACGTTCACTGTCTTGAGCGAAGACATTCTTGGCAACCATTTCCAACTCCCTTGCTTTCATTATGGGTGACAAGAAGTCCTTTGAACCACGTTCACTGTCTTTCATTCTCTTCACCACAATCTCATCAAGCCGGCCACTCAACTTCCGGTTAGTACGCTCAACTTTCCAGTTCATTGTCCCGGGAATTCTTTTCAAGAGCTGCCTAAATGGCTCCTGAAGAATAGAAACAAGTAGTTCCAGTTTAATTGAAAAGGAACCGGATAAATCCATCTTAAGCTGAGTAGTGGAACAGATGTGTTGGTTAATAAAACCCCAAGACTTGATCATCATCGTTGTTGTCTTTGATGTCAATCTTGTCCATTGATTCAATGATGGATTGTGGTTTAGAGAGGCCAAAGTTGACACTAGATGCAGCTTGTCCTATTACATCAGAGGCCAACCTAAGGGAGAGGTTAGAAAAGGTAAACTCTTCATCCTCTTTAAACAAGTCGAACTTTTGAGTTACGGACTCGACGAATGATTGCATTGTGGGCACAAGGCTGGCTAGGTGTGATGGCTGATACAATGATAATATAGTGTTTCACATCGTCAACCAGCTTGCATCCCTGCTGATAAACTTGATGACTTTAACTGACAGATGTAAATAAATTCTACGCTACTTTGGACTCATGTTCTACTTTGTACTCATGTTtcattttagtcattcaaaACAGGTCTCAAATTCTACTGTCCAATCCAATTGCGTCACGCATGACAATTTTTCTGTCATTTATGGACATTTACTAATAGATGACATATGTTCCCCTTCATGGAGTTAGGATTTTCCATATATCATTAACTATTCCTCAAGTAACTGTTTACCCATCAAATATATGGTTGCATGGACGAAATTGGAACATAAAGACAAGTGGGGATTGGTGCGGTTCCGACCTTAAACCGGAACCAGAGTCGGAAAATACCAACGGTTTGGTTTGGTGTTGTTCcacttaaatttattattagaaCCATACGATTTGGTCTACACCGGTTCGAATTCGGTTCTTGCCGGTTTATGGTTCCAAATACTAAATTATTTGAACACCAAATCATCATATATTCAAATACATCTTCTAAAACTGATTTTGTAAAGaagtaacaaattcaaagaaaatAGCATTGCAGAGATAATAAATAAAAGTAGTCCGTCATGTTTTTCTCCACAAATCCATCCAGGGTACGTTTTCAATGCCATGAAATCAGCAGGTCCCTAATCAAACTTGTAATACGAATTCATATGCTAAGCTAAACCAGCTTGAGTTATTCAAAAATCGTACTTTGTTCTCCCATTCTTTAATATCAGGCACAACATATCTGGAATGTTGGAAAGGAACTGTAGAAGCTCCAAGACTCGAGCATCAGGCGTTTCCTTGATCCTTTGAAATGAACAACCTATATCCAGAATATATCACATAATCCACAATTCAGCAtcatatttgtttcaatttagcagggaaaacaaaacaaaaaaactcatCTAAAATCAACAACCTTGTTAACAGGTTTTATGTTTTGGACATCAGCAATATACATTTACATCCAAGGGCATGCCATGAAATTGGCACAGAACTAGTGTCAACATTTGTTTTCAAGGTCAACGTTTCGGAGTAACAGCTAGGATAAGCTACATTACGTTGATCCACCCAACATGCCAACCATTAATTTATCTCTAATTACTGTGGACTATTAAAACTTCACAAAACTATCTTAAACCCCACAAGTCAAAGTTGTACCACGTAAATTATGCACTAGAAACAGAATTAGTCGAACTACTAATTAATTACCTGGACTATTAGCATGACAATAAATTtttaaagggaaattttatttaaacccatgtaacctctttctacactcaacttaaattttaaatgttaattgtctattttaccctattgcataattactattaagtacaaaatgaaattaataataaaacttaaatttcccaataaactagacactataattaaaccctagcACCACCCTTTGTAATCTACGTCCATTCcggctaaaaccctaatagttctgatagagaaaaataattttttggatagtaattttgaagttttgaatcctccaactaaagtatgactcgatttatggatattttgtttgtttgcttcttCTTTGGATTAAATGTCatatttattatattatattgtatCGTATTTGTTTTTCTCTGCCGTCTGTCTGCCTCCAAAACACCATTGCAAGGATTTTTTATTAGTAGTGCAAAGACATATAACTTGATTCTTGGTGAAAATAACGGTTGTCCAACCTCATAAACCTTGACCACTCtccatccaaatccaaagcATCAAGGTCAAATGTTTCTAACAAAGTGATGGACTGAACTGGAGCTTGCATTGCATTCTTTGGCAAATTCAAATCTATGGAATGATCTCTTGGATTCCAAGTCTATGGTTAGGTTTGgtagcagaaaaaaaaaaaaaaacagccatGAAAATGCTACTCATATGCAATTATACAGGGGCAAAGGAAATTCATTAGGATCATGGGCTGGGTTAATCTACAGGAGGCAAAGAGAGAGAGCATAAAGATCTTTACATCTATGAAACATAAACcagaaaaacaaatttaattcaAGCACTTGGAACTTATATGTTAAACTTTACCTTCACAGTACTAGTCCCGAACTCTAGATCAATGAGAATTTCATCACATACTATAGGAATTCTTCATCCATTGAAAGGATGGATGACATGTTTTCCATGAAGGTGTCTATACCTTTCGTCATTAGGATGTACAGCAATGGCAGTATCACCAAGCATAGTTTCCACTCTAGTAGTGGCCACCACAATCTCACCAAAATCTTCCTCCAGAGTGTAAGCAAATGAAGTTAACACGCCAAATTCAACAGGGTTCTCATATCCAGAAACCCTGAGTAATGTCGTATCTCGAATATCAATATAATCCACCTAtacaaacccaaaaaaaatccaTAAATATATGCTGCAAAATAAGGAAGAATATGCAGGTAAAAGAAGAAGGCTGACCTCAATGTCAGATATTGCTGtaagcaaggaagaaaaaatcgataatatcgacgaaatatcgccgatattatagtttttttgaagttccgaaatttttttaactatccaacctattttcgttaaaatatcacgatattatcgataatatcaaaaatatcacaatatttttaaaattatcgataatatcacaatattttattaaaaaaatacttaaatatgttAAGTAAACTCAACACATACTTCACTTGATCATGGCCCTAAGACCAAACAAACTTTGGA
This window contains:
- the LOC103401125 gene encoding valine--tRNA ligase, mitochondrial 1-like; this translates as MSQMSCKFPATSVAFEEISGQTTASCPVCKFPATSVTFEAFSGQTTTIQTLCEVDYIDIRDTTLLRVSGYENPVEFGVLTSFAYTLEEDFGEIVVATTRVETMLGDTAIAVHPNDERLFISKDQGNA
- the LOC114821337 gene encoding cytochrome P450 711A1-like, giving the protein NTILSLYQPSHLASLVPTMQSFVESVTQKFDLFKEDEEFTFSNLSLRLASDVIGQAASSVNFGLSKPQSIIESMDFINQHICSTTQLKMDLSGSFSIKLELLVSILQEPFRQLLKRIPGTMNWKVERTNRKLSGRLDEIVVKRMKDSERGSKDFLSPIMKAREELEMVAKNVFAQDYISAAAYEHLLAGSATTSFTLSSIVHLVAGHPDAEKKLLAEIDGFGPPDQMPTAHSLQHKSPYIDQVIKEAMRFCLVSPLVARETSREVEIGGYLLPKFMRKRVLTWKTLLKTSST